The following coding sequences are from one Nicotiana tomentosiformis chromosome 3, ASM39032v3, whole genome shotgun sequence window:
- the LOC138908752 gene encoding NAC domain-containing protein 53-like, protein MGCSSRCPMGNRFHPTDREVLKYLIGFVRDEPLPCQNELMQQTDLYADKEPWQIFEAYDDHGTNKTRYFITPQKKEKPTWKSVPRTVEKGAWKPQSKGLEVFDDKGRLMGFVKSLKYIPPNKSPNNVNGEWLMTEYSLYDRYLGAREIKNKGFVVCKIKKKENPDDKKKGKTVVNDEIIRDVEEFINSALQEDNYGMWNDILVAMDDDQKNIEYIEGDELGDQLLALLGSEDNAQYIEWYEVEDDQLANLLDSADDIDLDAIEFI, encoded by the coding sequence ATGGGATGTTCTTCTCGTTGTCCGATGGGTAATCGCTTTCATCCAACGGATAGGGAAGTGTTGAAGTATCTGATAGGGTTTGTGAGAGACGAGCCCCTTCCATGTCAGAACGAGCTCATGCAGCAGACCGATCTTTACGCGGACAAGGAACCTTGGCAGATTTTCGAAGCTTATGATGATCATGGCACCAATAAAACTCGTTATTTCATAACGCCGCAAAAGAAAGAGAAGCCAACTTGGAAAAGTGTTCCACGAACTGTTGAGAAGGGCGCTTGGAAACCTCAAAGCAAAGGCCTAGAAGTGTTTGATGATAAAGGGAGACTCATGGGCTTCGTGAAAAGTTTGAAGTACATTCCCCCAAACAAATCGCCAAACAACGTTAATGGCGAGTGGTTGATGACTGAATACTCTTTGTATGATCGTTATCTCGGTGCTAGAGAGATTAAGAACAAAGGTTTCGTAGTTTGTAAGATCAAGAAGAAGGAAAATCCCGATgataagaaaaaaggaaaaacggTAGTTAATGATGAGATTATTAGAGACGTTGAAGAATTTATCAATTCCGCTCTACAGGAAGACAACTATGGAATGTGGAATGATATACTTGTCGCAATGGATGATGATCAAAAGAATATTGAATACATAGAGGGAGACGAACTTGGAGACCAATTACTTGCTCTGTTGGGTTCCGAAGACAATGCCCAATACATAGAGTGGTATGAAGTCGAAGACGATCAACTTGCTAATTTATTGGATTCCGCAGACGATATTGATCTGGATGCTATAGAATTTATCTAA